From Providencia sp. R33, a single genomic window includes:
- a CDS encoding sulfite exporter TauE/SafE family protein, with amino-acid sequence MILTELAIGAVIGLIISTTGVGGGVIVLPILTYFFGLNALAAVATANFLSMLMKVSSSYMHFRLGNIPFKGAMIVLAIMLPSTFLASLLVTWLGSLEGYEKQVEWGINLLVAAAIIFSLYLFVQRMFFAASAKITVAQTSQLKSMALPAVLAGIVLGATGVGGGVVVLPMLLRYMQLNIKQAIGTSIFVTTVLSGSSALAYAQEGYTDLKLALILCAGALIVMPVAKYLLIHLSERTFQYITLLLITCSAVMMTLNLFSF; translated from the coding sequence ATGATTTTAACGGAGTTAGCCATCGGTGCGGTGATCGGGCTGATCATTAGCACCACGGGTGTTGGCGGCGGGGTGATTGTCTTGCCAATACTCACCTACTTTTTCGGCTTAAATGCATTGGCGGCGGTGGCAACGGCGAACTTTTTATCGATGTTGATGAAAGTTTCTTCCTCATATATGCATTTTCGCCTCGGGAATATCCCATTCAAAGGGGCCATGATTGTTTTAGCAATTATGTTGCCAAGTACGTTTTTAGCCAGTTTGTTGGTGACATGGCTGGGTAGCCTTGAGGGGTATGAAAAACAAGTTGAATGGGGGATTAACCTTCTCGTTGCAGCTGCAATTATTTTTTCCCTTTATTTATTTGTACAGAGAATGTTTTTCGCCGCGTCAGCAAAAATTACCGTGGCGCAAACTTCCCAATTGAAATCCATGGCTCTCCCCGCAGTGTTAGCGGGAATTGTTCTCGGGGCAACGGGGGTTGGTGGTGGTGTGGTGGTCTTGCCTATGTTGTTGCGTTATATGCAATTGAATATTAAGCAGGCTATAGGGACATCGATTTTTGTCACAACGGTATTGTCGGGGTCATCTGCCTTAGCTTATGCGCAGGAAGGGTATACTGACTTAAAACTGGCACTTATTTTGTGTGCAGGGGCATTGATTGTGATGCCAGTGGCAAAATATTTACTGATCCACCTGTCTGAGCGCACATTTCAATACATTACCCTGTTACTGATCACCTGTAGTGCGGTTATGATGACACTGAATTTATTTTCTTTTTAA
- a CDS encoding serine protease yields the protein MERETHRQGNMKLNRHDISMASRILNVTNNPEIMYTYLEAKGDRYAVLANSVVKGDSFSGAFALNYLEEVMEENELEINSNSLNRIRMDMAYGYIETLKSRFKDGEIEINGDINHEEAMVFHENVFNKHGLPVEAWTLQLVFDVLPDEETREVYWQKALEAVGNTEKEAELSLGILNTMVDSMYDAPASKQPQIHRWLRRIADIDNIYDSGIITLKNTYDFFDSPKVYVDMDYIKGLTYETGNPLIDRGTNRFSFWDFPSGDNNRFSVQTDWRGQTEFEHKNPLSDYYLEKPDYMLPETGLFDSPSINYNIMIV from the coding sequence ATGGAAAGAGAAACTCACAGGCAAGGGAATATGAAATTAAATAGACATGATATATCTATGGCTTCTAGAATATTGAATGTGACCAATAACCCAGAGATAATGTATACATATTTAGAGGCCAAAGGGGATCGCTATGCAGTATTGGCAAATAGTGTGGTAAAAGGGGACTCATTTTCAGGTGCTTTTGCATTAAATTACTTAGAAGAAGTAATGGAAGAAAATGAACTGGAAATTAATAGTAATAGTCTTAATAGAATAAGGATGGATATGGCTTATGGTTATATAGAAACACTCAAAAGTCGATTTAAAGATGGCGAAATAGAAATAAACGGAGATATAAACCATGAGGAAGCAATGGTATTTCATGAAAATGTTTTTAACAAACATGGATTGCCGGTGGAAGCGTGGACCTTACAACTTGTTTTTGATGTACTCCCTGATGAAGAAACGCGAGAAGTATATTGGCAAAAAGCATTAGAAGCGGTAGGGAATACAGAAAAAGAAGCTGAATTAAGTCTAGGTATCTTAAATACGATGGTTGATAGTATGTATGATGCACCTGCTAGTAAGCAGCCTCAAATACATCGTTGGCTTCGACGGATTGCGGATATAGACAACATTTATGACAGTGGAATTATTACTTTAAAAAATACTTATGATTTTTTTGACTCACCTAAAGTGTATGTAGATATGGATTACATTAAAGGGTTAACATATGAAACAGGTAACCCATTAATCGATAGGGGAACTAACAGATTTTCATTCTGGGATTTTCCATCTGGCGATAATAACCGATTTTCTGTACAAACTGATTGGCGAGGGCAAACTGAATTTGAACATAAAAACCCTCTTTCAGATTACTATCTTGAAAAACCTGATTATATGTTGCCTGAAACGGGTTTATTTGATTCACCATCGATTAATTATAATATTATGATCGTATGA
- a CDS encoding CidB/LrgB family autolysis modulator, whose amino-acid sequence MLTHIWWSLPLTIVVFYLARKLSVKFKLPILNPLLITIAVLITILVITNTSYEHYFAGSKILNDLLQPAVVALAFPLYEQMHQIRAQWKSLFSICFAGSIVAMFSGAAIAFWLGATPDIAASVLPKSVTTPIAMAVADSIGGIPAISAACVLFVGILGAMFGHSLFDALRVRTHASRGLAMGTASHALGTARCAEVNYIEGAYSSLALMTCGVITSLSAPFIFPVILHLFS is encoded by the coding sequence ATGTTAACGCACATTTGGTGGTCATTACCGCTGACAATTGTGGTGTTTTATCTTGCTCGCAAACTGTCAGTAAAATTTAAACTGCCAATATTAAACCCATTATTAATTACCATTGCGGTGCTTATTACCATATTGGTTATCACTAATACCTCTTATGAGCATTATTTTGCGGGCAGTAAAATCCTGAATGATTTACTGCAACCTGCCGTTGTGGCATTAGCTTTCCCTCTTTACGAGCAAATGCACCAAATTCGTGCCCAATGGAAATCCCTATTTAGTATCTGCTTTGCGGGTAGTATCGTCGCGATGTTTAGCGGTGCGGCGATTGCATTTTGGCTCGGGGCAACGCCAGATATCGCCGCCTCCGTATTGCCGAAATCAGTCACGACACCCATAGCGATGGCGGTTGCTGATTCAATTGGTGGGATCCCCGCAATTAGCGCTGCTTGCGTGCTGTTTGTGGGTATTTTAGGCGCAATGTTCGGGCACAGTTTATTTGATGCCCTACGTGTTCGCACCCATGCGTCTCGCGGGCTTGCGATGGGAACGGCTTCCCACGCATTAGGTACCGCACGTTGCGCTGAAGTTAATTACATTGAGGGGGCTTATAGTTCACTCGCATTGATGACCTGTGGGGTGATCACCTCATTAAGTGCTCCATTTATATTTCCTGTCATTTTGCATCTTTTTAGCTAA
- a CDS encoding MurR/RpiR family transcriptional regulator gives MSTLTVKLESLQTRGKGTEQRIAKFLLDNRESLIAMNAAELAQAAGVSSASVIRFSRQMGYRGYPEFKVDYLSDEKQHKAESLYGNLSRSDDTSQIIAKTGQMFISAIEKSLELLEPSMVDDVAKRMVNAKRIVLFGIGSSAIVASDIFHKLIRVNKHTLFSYDLHVQLSYSANLSADDFAIAVTARGNTQEINNMLRSAKEAGCSTVALCRFGQDDATKLADFTLPYFYDEQHTQLGVITPQVLQMVTFDTLFFKYLTLADSDADAALQKGRRALIQGKN, from the coding sequence ATGTCGACACTGACGGTAAAACTGGAAAGCTTGCAGACAAGAGGTAAAGGCACTGAACAGCGGATCGCGAAATTTTTACTTGATAATCGCGAAAGCTTAATTGCCATGAATGCCGCTGAATTAGCCCAAGCGGCAGGGGTTAGTAGCGCGTCTGTCATTCGCTTTTCACGCCAAATGGGTTACCGTGGCTATCCTGAATTTAAGGTGGATTACCTCTCTGATGAGAAACAACATAAAGCAGAAAGCCTGTATGGTAATTTGAGTCGTAGCGATGATACTTCTCAAATTATCGCAAAAACGGGGCAAATGTTTATTTCAGCGATTGAAAAATCCCTTGAATTATTAGAGCCATCAATGGTTGACGATGTCGCTAAGCGTATGGTCAATGCCAAACGTATTGTGTTGTTTGGGATTGGCTCCTCAGCGATTGTGGCGAGTGATATTTTCCATAAACTGATCCGAGTAAATAAGCACACATTATTTAGTTATGACCTGCATGTTCAACTGAGCTACTCTGCAAACTTGAGCGCCGATGATTTTGCTATCGCGGTGACTGCGCGTGGAAACACGCAAGAAATCAATAATATGCTGCGCTCCGCTAAAGAGGCAGGCTGTTCTACTGTGGCTTTATGCCGTTTTGGTCAAGATGATGCGACAAAACTGGCCGATTTCACTTTACCGTACTTTTATGATGAACAGCACACGCAGCTTGGTGTCATTACCCCACAAGTTTTGCAGATGGTGACGTTCGATACACTGTTTTTTAAATACCTCACTCTCGCAGACAGTGATGCCGATGCAGCACTGCAAAAAGGGCGGCGAGCCCTGATACAAGGCAAGAATTAA
- a CDS encoding threonine aldolase family protein, producing MDYIDLRSDTLTKLLPNDLSNIDFCKIGDDCYNEDEYVKALECFAATLFGKESALFMPSGTMSNQVGLRVLANPGDEVITETGYHVCYFESSPTSALSGLVINNIKTNNGILTVKDIIEAINNKSRWSYLYATPKVISIESSIGTYGGSIFPIEEIKALRKLCDDRRISLYLDGARVLNSCEALNISPESYVKDIDLLNVCLSKGIGAPFGSVLIGKERDIQIARKLRKWYGGALHQSGLMAFIALKKLKEYKVNIKKDHENAQYLSKILEPFFEIRYPVETNIIMVNKKNAHEFALQLKEFGILATAWTNEIIRFVTSSNINKDKLDELNRVFNSMGVARK from the coding sequence ATGGATTATATAGATCTCAGAAGTGATACATTAACTAAATTGTTACCCAATGATTTAAGTAACATAGATTTCTGTAAGATAGGAGATGATTGTTACAATGAAGATGAATATGTTAAAGCGTTAGAATGTTTTGCAGCAACGTTATTTGGAAAAGAATCAGCATTATTTATGCCATCTGGAACAATGAGCAATCAAGTTGGTCTTAGGGTATTAGCAAATCCTGGCGATGAAGTAATTACTGAAACAGGTTATCATGTTTGTTATTTTGAATCTTCTCCAACATCAGCGCTTAGCGGGCTTGTTATTAATAATATTAAAACGAATAATGGAATATTAACGGTTAAAGATATCATTGAAGCTATCAATAATAAATCAAGGTGGTCATATTTATATGCAACTCCTAAGGTCATCTCGATAGAAAGTAGTATTGGAACGTATGGAGGAAGTATATTCCCTATTGAAGAAATTAAGGCATTAAGAAAATTATGTGATGATAGAAGAATTTCATTATATCTTGATGGCGCAAGAGTTTTAAATTCATGTGAGGCACTTAATATTTCACCAGAAAGTTATGTAAAAGACATAGACCTACTCAATGTTTGTCTTTCAAAGGGAATTGGTGCACCCTTTGGTTCAGTGCTTATTGGAAAAGAGCGGGATATCCAAATTGCAAGAAAGCTTAGGAAGTGGTATGGCGGTGCATTACATCAATCTGGCCTAATGGCGTTTATAGCGTTAAAAAAATTAAAAGAGTACAAAGTAAATATAAAAAAAGACCATGAGAATGCCCAGTATTTATCTAAAATATTAGAGCCGTTTTTTGAAATAAGATACCCAGTTGAAACCAATATTATAATGGTAAATAAAAAAAACGCACATGAGTTTGCTTTACAACTTAAGGAGTTTGGTATTTTAGCTACAGCATGGACGAATGAAATTATTAGGTTTGTTACTAGTTCAAATATAAATAAAGATAAATTGGATGAATTAAATAGAGTGTTTAATTCAATGGGGGTGGCTAGAAAATAA
- a CDS encoding MFS transporter, with protein sequence MKNKILAPRFLSGVSFYSFLPFYSLYLLNYKELIKEDIAIVLFVFLFVSRGFSLLSHYIIFSLGYKITFIMRYLLTSLAIAMTYLLSNFSSFIIFSAIIGAGFSIANICTSLYLAENSLHSNRMKNFSILNVIVNISSALGGVLGEFFYNKLYSGVILFPALIMFLSAIYLVGVKNNEKYNKSNNDKIRVSTSFSEWCVFVLYSAVSFFMIGVILRNLAYHYELYSKMEMEYISVSLLFALNAGVIITLQMKMTNFLAKKNLLTQNIVYKISLLLTVSVLFFLDFNSSINLYLLIGLFSLCELVWSPYNNSLSIIKCPFENKKMSLSLCVFFWGIAESCGAYFGLISELYQLNYVLPFFIIILLIFLFGFEHFLIKRNKYENDSFC encoded by the coding sequence ATGAAAAATAAAATATTAGCGCCAAGGTTTTTATCTGGTGTTTCGTTTTATAGTTTTTTACCTTTCTACTCTCTTTATTTATTGAACTATAAAGAACTTATAAAAGAAGATATTGCAATTGTATTATTTGTATTCTTATTTGTAAGTAGAGGTTTTTCTTTGCTTTCACACTATATTATTTTTTCTCTAGGCTATAAGATAACATTCATTATGAGATATTTACTAACATCATTAGCGATAGCTATGACCTACCTTTTAAGTAATTTCAGCTCATTTATTATTTTTTCTGCAATTATAGGTGCAGGGTTTTCAATTGCAAATATATGTACTAGTTTGTATTTGGCTGAAAATTCTTTGCATTCAAATAGGATGAAAAATTTTTCTATTTTAAATGTTATCGTTAATATATCTTCAGCATTAGGTGGTGTTTTAGGCGAGTTTTTTTACAATAAATTATATTCTGGTGTTATTTTATTCCCTGCATTAATTATGTTTCTTTCAGCTATATATTTAGTGGGAGTAAAAAATAATGAAAAATATAATAAAAGTAATAATGATAAAATAAGAGTATCTACAAGCTTTAGTGAGTGGTGTGTTTTTGTTTTGTATAGTGCTGTTTCTTTTTTCATGATAGGTGTGATACTAAGGAATCTTGCATATCACTATGAGTTATATTCTAAGATGGAAATGGAGTATATTTCAGTTTCATTACTTTTCGCTTTAAATGCAGGGGTTATTATTACTCTACAAATGAAAATGACAAATTTTTTAGCCAAGAAAAATCTGTTGACTCAAAACATAGTTTATAAAATAAGTTTGTTGTTAACAGTAAGCGTTCTATTTTTTTTGGATTTTAATTCATCGATAAATTTATATCTATTAATTGGCTTATTTTCTTTATGCGAGTTAGTTTGGAGCCCGTATAATAATAGCCTTTCTATTATTAAATGCCCATTTGAAAATAAAAAAATGTCATTATCTTTATGCGTTTTTTTCTGGGGTATTGCAGAATCATGTGGTGCTTATTTTGGTCTTATATCAGAGCTATATCAATTAAATTATGTATTGCCTTTTTTTATTATAATATTACTTATATTTTTATTCGGGTTTGAGCATTTTTTAATTAAAAGGAATAAATATGAAAACGATAGTTTTTGTTGA
- a CDS encoding rhomboid family intramembrane serine protease, which translates to MADPLETHIPHKPKFSIWAMALTLLIVAINITVYFYQLTYAAPLDSQENNLLIFGANVYQLSLTGDWWRYPMSMVLHSGGFHLTLNTLALFVIGIECERTYGKFRYLAIYLFSGIGAAFFSAYWQYSESIREATSRASMNSWNSLYLPDNTVYITVSIGASGAIMGLAAASVIYLLKALNNPNLSSEEKSQLKRPLYNIIGMIALTLVNGLQSGIDNAAHIGGAILGAIISGAFVLAPQSTPLAKHLSSLLISVIAAGLLIFTLQHYSSSQDEDLNDERVFIYQEMEKELNHLKKWDLD; encoded by the coding sequence ATGGCAGACCCTTTAGAGACACACATTCCCCATAAACCGAAGTTTTCCATTTGGGCCATGGCACTCACTTTATTGATTGTCGCCATAAATATCACCGTTTATTTTTATCAGCTTACTTATGCCGCCCCCCTTGATTCCCAAGAAAATAACTTATTAATATTTGGTGCAAATGTTTACCAACTCTCCTTGACGGGTGATTGGTGGCGCTACCCGATGAGTATGGTGTTGCATTCCGGGGGCTTTCACCTCACCTTAAATACCTTGGCACTTTTTGTGATAGGGATTGAATGTGAACGAACATACGGTAAATTCAGATACCTCGCTATCTACCTCTTTTCAGGTATTGGTGCAGCGTTCTTTAGTGCTTATTGGCAATACAGTGAAAGCATTAGAGAAGCCACCAGCCGTGCATCAATGAACTCATGGAACAGTTTATATTTACCTGATAATACGGTTTATATTACTGTCAGTATTGGTGCATCAGGTGCCATCATGGGGCTGGCTGCCGCTTCGGTTATTTACCTTTTAAAAGCCCTGAATAACCCCAATTTGTCCAGTGAAGAAAAAAGCCAATTAAAACGCCCGCTGTATAATATCATTGGGATGATTGCTTTAACTTTAGTGAATGGTTTGCAGTCTGGAATTGATAATGCAGCACATATCGGCGGGGCTATTTTAGGTGCCATTATTAGTGGTGCATTTGTTCTCGCACCGCAATCCACACCCTTGGCGAAACACCTTTCAAGTTTATTAATTTCTGTGATTGCGGCGGGATTACTTATTTTCACTTTGCAGCACTATTCGTCCTCGCAAGATGAAGACTTAAATGATGAGCGCGTTTTTATTTACCAAGAGATGGAAAAAGAACTGAATCATTTAAAGAAATGGGATTTAGATTAG
- the cdd gene encoding cytidine deaminase, translating into MHSRFKAAWAELPEKLQSVLRPIIDKSDFAGMLTAEQVQHIKAQSGVSDSELAFSLLPFAAAYAVTPISHFHVGAIACGASGNLYFGANMEFSHVSMGQVIHAEQCAITHSWMKGEKQITSITVNYTPCGHCRQFMNELREGGKIMVHLPGREPAVLHHYLPDSFGPADLNITTLLLDSVQHGYNNQSRDRLLSAAIEAANQSHAPYSQSHSGIAVQLKDGSLFTGRYAENAAFNPSLPPLQAALIMINLAGKDIHAIEQAKLVEKQDAIVKQWCTTENTLSALGCRQVELVYLD; encoded by the coding sequence ATGCATTCAAGATTTAAGGCCGCTTGGGCCGAGCTTCCAGAGAAGCTACAGTCTGTACTTAGACCTATCATTGATAAATCCGATTTCGCCGGAATGCTAACGGCTGAGCAAGTACAACACATTAAAGCGCAAAGCGGTGTTAGCGACTCAGAATTAGCATTCTCACTACTCCCTTTTGCAGCGGCCTATGCCGTTACACCAATCTCCCATTTCCACGTTGGTGCAATCGCTTGCGGCGCTAGTGGTAATTTATATTTCGGCGCCAATATGGAGTTTAGCCATGTTTCGATGGGGCAAGTGATCCACGCGGAGCAATGTGCGATCACCCATTCGTGGATGAAAGGCGAAAAGCAAATTACGTCGATCACCGTGAATTACACCCCATGTGGCCATTGCCGACAATTTATGAATGAATTACGCGAAGGTGGTAAAATTATGGTGCATTTACCGGGTCGTGAGCCAGCGGTACTACACCATTATTTACCTGATTCATTTGGCCCAGCCGATTTAAACATTACGACACTATTGCTTGATTCTGTTCAGCATGGTTATAACAACCAAAGCCGTGACAGGCTGTTAAGTGCCGCTATTGAGGCTGCTAATCAATCCCATGCACCTTATAGTCAATCCCATTCAGGTATTGCTGTGCAGCTCAAAGATGGTTCACTGTTTACAGGGCGCTACGCTGAAAATGCGGCATTCAACCCAAGCTTACCACCACTACAAGCCGCGTTAATTATGATTAACCTTGCTGGTAAAGATATCCATGCCATTGAACAAGCTAAGTTGGTTGAAAAGCAAGATGCGATAGTGAAACAATGGTGTACCACTGAAAATACCTTAAGTGCACTAGGTTGCCGACAAGTGGAATTGGTTTATTTGGATTAG
- a CDS encoding NAD-dependent malic enzyme, with translation MEHEYETKRPLYIPYAGPILLEFPLLNKGSAFTEEERANFNLHGLLPEQVETIEEQVERAYRQLIDFKTDIDKHIYLRNIQDTNETLFYRLIDAHLTEVMPIIYTPTVGEACEHFSDIYRRARGLFISYPNRAHIDDMLQNATKQNVKVIVVTDGERILGLGDQGIGGMGIPIGKLSLYTACGGISPAYTLPIVIDVGTNNPQRLNDPLYMGWRHPRITGDEYNEFLDEFVQAVKRRWPNVLLQFEDFAQKNAMPLLTRYRDELCCFNDDIQGTASVALGSLIAASNAAGSKLSDQRVTFLGAGSAGCGIAEQIIAQMKSEGLSDEEARSRIYMVDRFGLLTDKLPNLLDFQAKLTQNSANLASWDVDSDSISLLDVVRNAKPTILIGVSGQAGLFTEEIIKEMHKHCERPIVMPLSNPTSRVEARPEDIINWTDGKALVATGSPFSPVSYKEQIFPIAQCNNSYIFPGIGLGVIASGAKRVTDGMLMAASRALASCSPLAKNGEGALLPLLSDIQDVSRIIAKQVAKEAQVQGVATVTSDSALDEAIERNFWKPEYRTYKRTSF, from the coding sequence ATGGAACATGAATACGAAACAAAACGCCCTCTCTATATCCCCTACGCTGGCCCAATTTTACTTGAATTCCCTTTATTGAATAAAGGCAGTGCGTTCACTGAAGAAGAGCGCGCGAACTTCAACCTGCATGGCTTACTGCCTGAGCAAGTTGAAACTATCGAAGAGCAAGTTGAACGTGCTTATCGCCAATTAATTGATTTTAAAACCGATATCGATAAACACATCTACTTAAGAAACATTCAAGATACCAACGAAACCTTATTCTATCGCTTGATTGATGCCCACTTAACAGAAGTAATGCCAATCATCTACACCCCAACCGTAGGTGAAGCTTGCGAACATTTCTCTGATATCTACCGTCGTGCTCGTGGGTTATTTATTTCTTATCCGAACCGTGCACATATTGACGATATGCTGCAAAACGCCACGAAACAAAATGTAAAAGTCATCGTTGTGACCGATGGTGAGCGTATCTTAGGCCTTGGTGACCAAGGTATCGGTGGTATGGGCATTCCAATTGGTAAACTGTCACTGTATACCGCATGTGGCGGTATCAGCCCTGCTTATACCTTACCAATTGTTATTGATGTGGGAACGAATAACCCGCAACGCTTGAATGACCCTCTATATATGGGGTGGCGTCATCCGCGCATTACCGGCGACGAATACAACGAATTCCTCGATGAGTTTGTGCAAGCAGTTAAGCGCCGTTGGCCAAATGTTTTACTGCAATTTGAAGACTTCGCACAGAAAAATGCGATGCCATTGTTAACCCGTTACCGTGATGAGCTGTGCTGCTTTAACGATGATATTCAAGGAACTGCATCCGTCGCATTAGGTAGTCTAATCGCCGCTAGCAATGCCGCAGGCAGTAAATTAAGTGACCAACGTGTGACGTTCTTGGGTGCAGGCTCCGCGGGTTGTGGTATCGCCGAGCAAATCATTGCCCAAATGAAATCCGAAGGGTTAAGCGACGAAGAAGCTCGCTCACGCATTTACATGGTTGACCGCTTTGGTTTATTAACGGATAAGCTCCCTAACCTACTCGATTTCCAAGCAAAATTAACACAAAACAGTGCTAATTTAGCCAGTTGGGATGTAGACAGCGATTCTATTTCACTGCTAGATGTTGTTCGCAATGCCAAACCAACTATTTTAATTGGCGTTTCAGGCCAAGCGGGCTTGTTTACTGAAGAAATCATCAAAGAGATGCACAAGCACTGTGAACGCCCAATTGTGATGCCATTGTCTAACCCAACCTCACGTGTTGAAGCTCGCCCTGAAGACATCATCAATTGGACCGACGGAAAAGCGTTAGTTGCGACAGGCAGCCCATTCAGCCCTGTATCGTATAAAGAGCAAATATTCCCAATTGCCCAATGTAATAACTCCTATATTTTCCCAGGAATTGGTTTAGGGGTTATCGCGTCAGGCGCAAAACGTGTCACAGATGGCATGTTGATGGCCGCTAGCCGCGCATTAGCAAGCTGTTCACCACTGGCAAAAAATGGCGAAGGGGCTTTATTACCATTGTTATCTGATATCCAAGATGTTTCACGGATTATTGCGAAACAAGTCGCTAAAGAAGCACAAGTTCAAGGCGTGGCAACTGTCACCTCTGATAGTGCATTGGATGAAGCCATTGAACGCAATTTCTGGAAACCAGAGTACCGTACTTATAAACGTACTTCGTTCTAA
- a CDS encoding ATP-grasp domain-containing protein produces MKTIVFVECNISGTGVSALKIAKRLGYHTVLFTKEYAFYRQIPDNPTLYVDDIIELNTNCMVSILHKAMQYNTVGVVAFDDYRLVTAAAVSHALGLPSPSIKALVSCRYKNISREILSNNEENVKFKVCQIEDNIDFSEFAFPLVIKPCDDSGSSKVTICSSIEEANIAVTELIDFRINNRGYKLSSYYLIEEFIQGREYSAEVYWDIVLNQWEVLGITEKITTQGKYAVEIGHNFPCELELKNEIEKTIVGWLNRLGLSHTVAHVEFKIDNNKIRLIEINPRVAGGMIDNLCENVTGFSLVECYLSLHVKEMSYIPQSVVENRFASIRFITPTKLGTIKTISTALVLSPSLLYKFVSTPIDAKALKDSYSRLGYIVVYGTCAEEVITSVESNLQQIKIEYIE; encoded by the coding sequence ATGAAAACGATAGTTTTTGTTGAGTGTAATATATCAGGCACAGGAGTTAGTGCGTTAAAAATTGCCAAGCGTTTAGGTTATCATACGGTATTATTCACTAAGGAATATGCATTTTATCGACAGATACCAGATAATCCGACATTGTATGTCGATGATATTATTGAGTTAAATACAAACTGCATGGTTTCTATTTTACATAAAGCAATGCAGTATAACACAGTCGGAGTCGTGGCATTTGATGACTATCGTTTAGTGACGGCGGCAGCGGTATCTCATGCCCTAGGTTTGCCATCCCCAAGTATTAAAGCTTTGGTTTCGTGTCGATATAAAAATATATCGCGAGAAATACTTTCTAATAACGAAGAAAACGTTAAATTTAAAGTCTGTCAGATTGAAGACAATATAGATTTTTCAGAGTTTGCATTTCCCTTAGTTATCAAACCTTGTGATGATAGTGGTAGTAGTAAGGTGACGATTTGTTCTAGTATTGAAGAGGCTAATATTGCCGTTACAGAACTAATAGATTTTCGAATTAATAATCGAGGTTATAAATTATCATCATATTATTTAATTGAAGAGTTTATTCAAGGTCGTGAATACAGTGCTGAAGTGTATTGGGATATTGTATTAAACCAATGGGAAGTTTTAGGCATAACTGAAAAAATCACTACGCAAGGGAAATATGCTGTAGAAATAGGACATAATTTCCCTTGTGAATTGGAATTAAAAAATGAAATAGAGAAGACAATTGTTGGCTGGTTAAACCGACTTGGATTATCACATACTGTTGCCCATGTTGAGTTTAAAATCGATAATAATAAAATCAGGTTAATTGAAATAAACCCAAGAGTTGCGGGAGGGATGATTGATAACCTTTGTGAGAACGTAACAGGTTTTAGTTTAGTTGAATGTTATTTATCGCTGCATGTGAAGGAGATGTCATATATACCGCAATCTGTTGTTGAAAATCGATTTGCCTCAATCCGTTTTATAACACCTACAAAATTAGGAACGATTAAAACGATTTCTACAGCGCTGGTGTTATCACCATCATTACTATACAAATTTGTTTCGACTCCTATTGATGCTAAAGCCCTTAAAGATAGTTATAGCCGTCTTGGTTACATCGTAGTTTATGGAACTTGCGCGGAAGAGGTTATTACTTCGGTGGAGAGCAACTTACAGCAAATAAAAATTGAGTATATTGAGTAA
- a CDS encoding CidA/LrgA family protein, with translation MSFKQVLITGWQYLRAFAILYLCLIVGNLISTLLPFAIPGSIVGMLILFALLALQIIPAHWAQPGCSILLKNMTILFVPIGVGIMNYYDLLSQQLIPIVVSCMVSTLIVMIVVAISSNYIHKERPVIGAKPDEVPLPPEEPISSVINNDKTKGNE, from the coding sequence ATGTCATTTAAACAGGTGCTGATAACGGGATGGCAGTATTTGCGCGCTTTCGCAATACTTTACCTCTGCCTGATTGTCGGAAACCTTATCTCTACCCTACTTCCTTTTGCCATTCCCGGCAGTATTGTCGGTATGCTCATTCTGTTTGCACTACTGGCACTGCAAATTATCCCTGCTCATTGGGCGCAACCCGGATGCAGTATTTTATTGAAAAATATGACCATTCTGTTTGTGCCTATCGGTGTGGGGATCATGAATTACTATGACTTATTGAGCCAGCAACTGATCCCGATTGTGGTTTCTTGTATGGTCAGCACCTTAATAGTCATGATAGTAGTCGCTATCAGTTCCAACTATATTCACAAAGAACGCCCTGTCATCGGCGCTAAACCTGATGAAGTTCCCCTTCCCCCTGAAGAGCCAATTTCTTCGGTAATTAATAATGATAAAACTAAGGGGAACGAATAA